Proteins encoded by one window of Salvia splendens isolate huo1 chromosome 5, SspV2, whole genome shotgun sequence:
- the LOC121803194 gene encoding cysteine proteinase inhibitor B-like has translation MGVCIIIITTQQHIIFNSSLTEMAKSRFPSPTLLLLLLVFVLVAAAAGRKVGGRMQVRNVKENKQVQELGRYCVTEYNNRHIHKANGSIGEKLLVFSQVVEAETQVVSGIKYYLKISAATLGGGGPHEIFEAVVVVKPWLHKKDLVDFAPSTNTANLDG, from the coding sequence ATGGGAGtatgtattattattatcacAACACAACAACACATCATCTTCAATTCATCTCTCACTGAAATGGCCAAATCAAGATTCCCTTCTCCAACGCTgctgctcctcctcctcgtcttcGTTCTCGTTGCCGCTGCTGCGGGCAGAAAAGTGGGGGGGCGGATGCAGGTGAGGAACGTGAAGGAGAACAAGCAAGTGCAAGAGCTGGGGAGATACTGCGTGACAGAGTACAACAACCGTCACATTCACAAGGCCAACGGCAGCATCGGCGAGAAGCTTCTGGTGTTCTCGCAAGTGGTGGAGGCGGAGACGCAGGTCGTCTCCGGCATCAAGTACTACCTCAAGATCTCCGCTGCCACGCTCGGAGGCGGCGGCCCGCACGAGATTTTTGAAGCGGTCGTGGTGGTCAAGCCGTGGCTGCATAAGAAGGATTTGGTCGACTTTGCGCCTTCTACTAATACCGCCAACTTGGATGGATAA
- the LOC121805758 gene encoding nascent polypeptide-associated complex subunit beta-like — translation MNVEKLMKMAGSVRTGGKGTMRRKKKAVHKTTTTDDKRLQTTLKRIGVNAIPGIEEVNIFKEDVVIQFVNPKVQASVAANTWVVSGTPQNKKLQDILPQIIHQLGPDNLENLKKLAEQFQKQAPADGSGTASGAAEDDDDDVPELVAGETFEAAAEEGNTHTQTS, via the exons ATGAATGTCGAAAAGTTAATGAAGATGGCCGGTTCGGTCCGCACTGGTGGGAAGGGTACAATGAGAAG AAAGAAGAAGGCTGTACACAAGACGACCACGACAGATGACAAAAGGCTTCAAACTACATTAAAGAGGATAGGAGTGAATGCCATACCTGGAATCGAGGAAGTTAATATTTTCAAGGAAGATGTAGTGATTCAGTTTGTCAACCCCAAAG ttcaaGCATCTGTTGCAGCCAACACATGGGTTGTTAGTGGCACTCCTCAGAACAAGA AATTGCAGGATATTCTTCCTCAAATTATCCACCAGTTGG GCCCGGATAACTTGGAGAATTTGAAAAAGTTAGCGGAACAATTCCAGAAACAGGCACCGGCAGATGGCAGTGGTACGGCTTCTGGTGCTGcagaagatgatgatgacgatgTACCCGAACTCGTAGCCGGTGAGACTTTTGAGGCTGCTGCTGAGGAGGGAAACACACACACCCAGACCTCTTAA
- the LOC121804669 gene encoding probable UDP-N-acetylglucosamine--peptide N-acetylglucosaminyltransferase SEC: MLSLQSDPRQYNLSLQQLQQQQQQQQTQHVARVPYNVGTDHHREESSLALVSSSNIKLETSREVGEDTLLNLAHQNYKAGNYKQALEHGKAVYERNPCRTDNLLLLGATYYQLRDFDSCVAKNEEALRIDPQFAECYGNMANAWKEKGNIDVAIRYYLIAIELRPNFADAWSNLASAYMRKGRFTEAAQCCRQALALNPRLVDAHSNLGNLMKAQGLVQEAYNCYLDALGIQPTFAIAWSNLAGLFMEAGDLNRALQYYKEAVKLKPNFSDAYLNLGNVYKALGMLQESIVCYQRALQSRPDSAMAFGNLASVYYEQSNLDMAIVNYKRAIACDAGFLEAYNNLGNALKDAGRVDEAIHCYRQCLSLQPSHPQALTNLGNIYMEWNMMSAAAQCYKTTLTVTTGLSAPFNNLAIIYKQQGNYPDAISCYNEVLRIDPLAVDGLVNRGNTYKEIGRVNEAIQDYMRAITIRPSMAEAHANLASAYKDSGHVEAAIKSYKHALALRPDFPEATCNLLHTLQCVCDWEDRDKMFAEVEGILRRQIKMSVIPSVQPFHAIAYPLDPMLALEISWKYAANCTVVASRYSLPPFNHPTPLPIRGGGRNGRLRVGYVSSDFGNHPLSHLMGSVFGMHDKDNIEVFCYALSPNDGSEWRLRIQSEAEHFIDVSSMASDTIARMINENQIQILINLNGYTKGARNEIFSMQPAPIQVSYMGFPGTTGAKYIHYLVTDEFVSPMCFSNIYSEKIVHLPHCYFVNDYKQKNLDVLDPNCKPKRSDYGLPGDKFIFACFNQLYKMDPQIFTTWCNILKRVPNSALWLLRFPAAGEMRLRAYAAAQGVQPDQIIFTDVAMKQEHIRRSSLADLFLDTPLCNAHTTGTDVLWAGLPMVTLPLEKMATRVAGSLCLATGVGEEMIVNNMEEYEEKAVSLALNREKLEDLTKRLKEARLSCPLFDTARWVRNLERSYLKMWNLYCSGQHPQHFKVVENDLEFPYDK, from the exons ATGCTGTCGTTGCAGAGCGATCCGCGGCAGTACAACCTCAGTCTGCAGCAGttacagcagcagcagcagcagcagcagaccCAGCATGTGGCTAGGGTTCCGTACAATGTCGGCACCGATCATCACCGGGAGGAATCGTCATTGGCTTTGGTCTCTTCCAGTAATATCAAACTAGAGACTTCTCGTGaag TTGGCGAAGACACACTCTTGAACCTTGCTCATCAAAATTATAAAGCTGGGAATTATAAACAAGCACTAGAACATGGAAAGGCTGTCTACGAGAGAAACCCATGCCGCACCGACAACCTTCTTCTGTTGGGTGCAACCTATTATCAG TTGCGCGACTTTGATTCATGTGTTGCAAAGAATGAAGAGGCTCTTAGAATTGATCCACAGTTTGCCGAGTGCTATGGGAATATGGCTAATGCTTGGAAG GAAAAAGGAAACATCGATGTTGCAATTCGTTATTACTTGATTGCAATTGAG CTCCGGCCGAATTTTGCCGATGCATGGTCAAATTTAGCCAGTGCTTACATGCGCAAGGGAAGGTTCACCGAGGCTGCTCAATGTTGTCGTCAAGCACTTGCTCTAAATCCACGTTTG GTTGATGCCCATAGTAATCTTGGAAATCTGATGAAAGCTCAAGGCTTGGTACAAGAG GCATACAATTGTTATTTGGACGCTCTTGGAATACAGCCCACTTTTGCTATTGCATGGTCCAATCTTGCTGGTCTTTTTATGGAGGCTGGTGATCTTAACCGGGCCTTGCAATACTACAAG GAAGCCGTCAAGTTGAAGCCAAACTTCTCCGATGCCTACTTAAATCTTGGAAATGTTTACAAG GCCTTAGGAATGCTGCAAGAGTCTATTGTATGCTACCAAAGAGCCCTGCAGTCAAGACCAGATAGTGCTATGGCTTTTG GCAACTTGGCAAGTGTATACTATGAGCAAAGTAACCTTGATATGGCAATTGTTAACTACAAGCGAGCTATTGCCTGTGATGCTGGATTTTTGGAGGCATACAATAATCTG GGTAATGCATTGAAAGATGCTGGAAGAGTAGATGAGGCAATTCATTGCTACCGA CAATGCCTGTCTCTTCAACCTAGTCACCCTCAAGCCCTTACAAATCTTGGAAATATTTACATGGAGTG GAACATGATGAGTGCTGCTGCTCAATGCTACAAGACAACGTTAACTGTTACCACAGGACTCTCTGCTCCTTTCAATAATTTAGCCATAATATACAAGCAACAG GGTAATTATCCTGATGCAATATCGTGCTACAATGAGGTCCTCAGAATTGATCCATTGGCTGTTGATGGGCTTGTCAATCGGGGTAACACTTACAAAGAAATTGGAAGAGTAAATGAAGCCATTCAAGATTATATGCGTGCTATTACCATCCGACCAAGCATGGCTGAGGCTCATGCTAATTTAGCTTCGGCATACAAGGATAG TGGCCATGTAGAAGCTGCGATTAAGAGCTATAAGCATGCATTGGCATTGCGCCCAGATTTTCCAGAGGCAACCTGCAACCTTCTTCACACTTTACAG TGTGTGTGCGACTGGGAAGACCGGGACAAGATGTTTGCTGAAGTTGAAGGGATACTTAGAAGACAGATCAAG ATGTCAGTTATTCCAAGTGTGCAGCCTTTTCATGCAATAGCTTATCCTCTTGACCCCATGCTTGCTCTTGAAATCAG TTGGAAATATGCTGCAAACTGTACTGTTGTTGCATCCCGATACTCACTTCCTCCTTTCAACCATCCAACTCCACTACCAATAAGGGGTGGGGGCAGGAATGGCCGGTTAAGAGTAGG ATATGTTAGCAGCGACTTCGGTAACCACCCTTTGTCACATCTTATGGGTTCTGTTTTTGGAATGCATGACAAAGATAACATTGAG GTTTTCTGCTATGCATTAAGTCCAAATGATGGTTCTGAATGGAGACTAAGAATCCAATCGGAAGCTGAGCATTTTATTGACGTGTCATCTATGGCATCCGATACTATTGCAAGGATGATCAATGAGAATCAGATTCAGATTCTTATTAACCTCAATGGCTACACTAAG GGGgcaagaaatgaaatattttcaatGCAGCCTGCTCCTATTCAGGTTTCATATATGGGATTTCCTGGGACCACAGGAGCAAAGTACATACATTATTTGGTTACTGATGAG TTTGTGTCACCTATGTGTTTCTCAAATATCTATTCTGAAAAGATTGTCCATCTACCTCATTGCTATTTTGTGAATGACTATAAGCAG AAAAATCTTGATGTCCTGGATCCAAACTGCAAACCTAAGAGGTCAGACTATGGGTTGCCCGGAGACAAATTTATATTTGCTTGTTTCAATCAACTCTACAAGATGGATCCTCAGATTTTTACAACCTG GTGCAATATTCTTAAGCGTGTTCCAAACAGTGCACTATGGCTTCTCAGATTTCCGGCGGCAGGAGAGATGAGGCTGCGTGCTT ATGCTGCTGCACAGGGGGTGCAACCAGACCAAATAATATTCACAGATGTTGCAATGAAGCAGGAGCACATAAGGCGTAGTTCATTAGCAGACCTCTTTCTTGATAC ACCACTTTGCAATGCTCATACTACCGGGACAGATGTTCTATGGGCTGGTCTACCAATGGTTACTCTTCCTCTCGAGAAAATGGCTACTAGAGTTGCTGGATCTCTCTGTTTGGCAACAGGGGTTGGGGAAGAGATGATTGTGAATAA TATGGAAGAGTATGAAGAGAAGGCAGTTTCTCTGGCGCTTAATCGTGAAAAGCTGGAAGATCTTACCAAGAGGCTGAAGGAGGCGCGCCTAAGCTGTCCTCTTTTCGACACAGCACGCTGG GTGAGAAATTTGGAGCGTTCCTACTTGAAGATGTGGAATCTGTACTGCTCAGGGCAGCATCCCCAACACTTCAAAGTTGTGGAGAATGACTTGGAATTCCCCTATGACAAGTAG
- the LOC121803168 gene encoding kinesin-like protein KIN-12B — translation MKNFMAPRNQVMRENHEIVAPSPNPKSKPTTPNPNRKLKSIKENAPPMPASDPKSIASSPAPAKMKSPLPPRPPLKRKLADSDYSAPAANLLDSGVKVIVRVRPPNNDEEDGGGVVHKKSQDSLTISGQTFTFDSVADIHSKQSDIFELVGAPLIENCLAGFNSSVFAYGQTGSGKTYTIWGASNALLEKHGQGLAPRVFHRLFERINEEQNKQADRNLVYMCRCSFLEIYNEQITDLLDPSQKNLQIREDAKIGVYVENLREECVSSMKDVSQLLLKGLSNRRTGATCVNAESSRSHSVFTCVVESRGKSAADGLTRLKMSKINFVDLAGSERQKQTGAAGERLKEAGNINRSLSQLGNLINILAEVSQSGKQRHIPYRDSKLTFLLQESLGGNAKLAMICAISPSQSCKSETLSTLRFAQRAKAIKNKAIINEEMQEDVNVLRKVIGQLRDELHRMKANQDQTGQTGAYATGWSAKRSLNLLRFSLNRPMVLPHVEDDSDEEMEIVDTYETMSLIREETSASSHGCEDADVYMEDESSETADKDKSNAISQRIIVHTEISPEIESEMASEKGFSGQPVLKSPTPSVSPIVTSSRKSLRLSSTSTASRSNFNAANASIAKPTSNILLNSQPTRKSCLASAKQLAATLNHGLDIIQSQRLTPAMRRSSFRFSCMPADLKAVVPVVKVDVGVQTLSHDEKSIDKGTGEFLCSKCMTRICEQEAVNNDDAQDTQLVPINESSSRTSNKLVPKVREQEAVNNDDAQDMQLVPINESSSRTCNKLVPKAVEKVLAGAIRREMALEEMCAKQTSEITQLNRLVQQYKHERECNAIIGQTREDKIVRLESLMDGILPTEEFMEEELLSLTHEHKILREKCDNHPDILRTQVEFKRVQDELERYQNFFDLGERDVLLEEIQDLRAQLHYYLDSSPKISKRETALLQLTSCEPRVAPAPSATHTSESPEERIQWTEAESKWISLVDELRMELEANRSICQRQKQELDMEKKCSEELREAMQMAMEGHARMLEQYAELEEKHILLLGTHRSIQDGIEDVKKAAAKAGVKGAESKFINALAAEISVLKAEREKEKRRFRDENRGLQAQLRDTAEAVEAAGELVVRLKEADEAMAAAEKRAIEAELKTENAYTEIEKLNKLLVASDMPEEDEHAGVEDNGADDDQRCREEFAPSFGAEDEPPSWFSGYDRCNI, via the exons ATGAAGAATTTCATGGCGCCTAGAAATCAAGTCATGAGAGAGAATCATGAAATCGTCGCACCATCCCCCAACCCCAAATCGAAGCCGACCACACCAAACCCTAATCGGAAGCTCAAATCCATCAAAGAGAATGCACCGCCGATGCCAGCGTCAGATCCGAAGTCAATCGCGTCGTCTCCAGCACCCGCCAAGATGAAGAGTCCACTTCCGCCGCGCCCACCTCTCAAGCGCAAGCTTGCAGACTCTGATTACTCTGCGCCTGCCGCCAATTTATTGGATTCCGGCGTGAAG GTAATTGTGCGAGTGAGACCACCAAACAACGACGAAGAAGATGGAGGGGGTGTGGTTCACAAAAAATCCCAAGATTCTTTAACAATATCAGGTCAAACATTTACGTTTGACTCAGTGGCTGATATTCATTCAAAACAG AGTGACATATTCGAGCTCGTAGGTGCGCCATTGATTGAGAATTGTCTTGCGGGGTTCAATAGTTCCGTCTTTGCATATGGACAG ACTGGAAGTGGAAAGACGTACACGATCTGGGGTGCATCCAACGCCTTGTTGGAAAAACATGGGCAAGGCCTAGCCCCACGTGTATTTCACAGACTCTTTGAACGGATTAATGAG GAACAGAACAAGCAAGCCGACAGAAACCTGGTTTATATGTGCCGCTGCTCTTTCCTTGAG ATCTATAATGAGCAAATAACGGATTTATTGGATCCAAGTCAAAAGAATCTTCAG ATTAGAGAAGATGCTAAAATTGGTGTTTATGTCGAAAATTTAAGAGAGGAGTGTGTATCTTCAATGAAGGATGTGTCTCAACTGCTGCTAAAG GGATTGTCAAATCGGAGAACTGGTGCTACATGTGTAAATGCAGAAAGTTCTCGCTCTCACAGTGTTTTCACTTGTGTTGTTGAATCACGTGGCAAG AGTGCAGCTGATGGTTTAACCCGGTTGAAAATGAGCAAAATCaattttgttgatcttgctgGATCTGAGAGACAAAAGCAAACAGGTGCAGCTGGAGAACGCTTGAAGGAAGCGGGGAATATTAATCGTTCTCTTTCACAGCTAGG GAATTTGATAAATATTCTGGCAGAAGTTTCCCAATCAGGAAAACAAAGGCACATCCCCTACAGGGACTCAAAGTTGACTTTCCTGCTGCAGGAATCACTTGGGGGGAATGCAAAGTTGGCAATGATATGTGCCATTTCTCCATCTCAAAG CTGTAAGAGTGAGACTCTCAGTACTCTGCGATTTGCCCAAAGAGCTAAAGCAATCAAGAACAAAGCAATCATTAATGAGGAGATGCAAGAAGATGTAAATGTCTTGCGAAAAGTCATCGGGCAATTGAGGGATGAATTGCACCGAATGAAGGCCAATCAAGATCAAACTGGTCAAACTGGAGCTTATGCAACTGGATGGAGTGCAAAAAGAAGTTTGAATCTCCTAAGATTTAGCCTCAACCGGCCAATGGTGTTGCCTCATGTTGAGGATGATAGTGATGAAGAAATGGAAATAGTGGATACATATGAGACAATGTCGTTGATCCGTGAAGAAACAAGTGCCTCATCTCATGGTTGTGAAGATGCAGATGTCTATATGGAAGATGAATCGTCTGAAACTGCTGACAAGGATAAATCTAATGCCATAAGCCAGAGGATAATAGTTCATACAGAGATATCTCCTGAGATCGAATCAGAGATGGCATCCGAGAAGGGTTTTAGTGGACAACCTGTTCTAAAGTCACCCACTCCTAGTGTTTCACCCATAGTGACCAGTAGCAGGAAAAGTCTTAGGTTATCATCTACCTCAACTGCTTCGCGGAGTAATTTCAATGCTGCAAATGCATCTATTGCAAAGCCTACCAGTAACATCCTTTTGAACTCTCAACCTACTCGCAAATCTTGCTTGGCTTCAGCCAAACAATTAGCTGCAACTCTCAACCATGGACTTGATATAATCCAGAGTCAGCGCCTTACTCCTGCAATGCGAAGATCATCATTTAGATTCTCTTGCATGCCAGCTGATTTAAAGGCAGTCGTACCTGTTGTCAAGGTTGATGTGGGTGTTCAAACTCTTTCTCATGATGAAAAATCAATTGACAAGGGCACAGGAGAATTCCTATGCAGTAAATGCATGACTAGAATCTGTGAGCAAGAGGCCGTAAATAATGATGATGCCCAAGATACGCAGCTAGTACCTATTAATGAGTCATCATCCCGTACAAGCAACAAACTAGTTCCAAAAGTACGTGAGCAAGAGGCCGTAAATAACGATGATGCCCAAGATATGCAGCTAGTACCTATTAATGAGTCATCATCGCGGACATGCAACAAATTAGTTCCAAAA GCAGTGGAAAAGGTTCTGGCTGGAGCTATCCGCAGAGAGATGGCATTGGAAGAGATGTGTGCAAAACAAACTTCTGAGATCACACAGCTTAATCGTTTG GTTCAGCAATATAAACATGAGAGAGAATGCAATGCCATAATTGGTCAAACTCGTGAAGATAAAATTGTTCGGCTTGAGAGCCTGATGGATGGGATATTACCCACTGAGGAGTTCATGGAGGAGGAACTCTTGTCATTAACTCATGAACATAAG ATTCTTCGGGAAAAATGTGATAATCATCCAGACATTTTAAGAACACAAGTTGAGTTTAAGAGAGTTCAAGATGAATTAGAAAGATATCAAAATTTCTTTGATTTAGGCGAGAGGGATGTTTTGTTGGAGGAGATACAAGACTTAAGAGCTCAGCTCCATTATTATCTGGATTCTTCACCAAAGATCTCAAAACGTGAAACCGCTCTTCTACAGCTTACATCCTGTGAGCCTAGAGTTGCTCCTGCGCCTTCTGCTACTCACACATCAGAGAGTCCCGAGGAGAGAATCCAATGGACTGAAGCAGAGAGCAAATGGATTTCTCTGGTAGATGAACTTAGAATGGAACTTGAAGCCAATCGGTCGATCTGTCAAAGACAAAAGCAAGAACTTGACATGGAAAAGAAGTGCTCTGAAGAGCTTAGAGAAGCAATGCAGATGGCAATGGAAGGCCATGCGCGGATGCTTGAGCAATATGCTGAGCTTGAAGAAAAGCACATTCTGTTACTCGGTACACACAGAAGTATCCAAGACGGAATTGAGGATGTCAAGAAAGCAGCAGCAAAAGCAGGGGTAAAAGGCGCTGAATCAAAATTTATCAATGCTCTAGCAGCTGAAATTTCAGTGCTTAAAGCGGAAAGAGAAAAGGAGAAGCGGCGCTTTAGGGATGAAAATAGAGGGCTTCAAGCCCAACTGAGAGATACTGCGGAAGCTGTTGAAGCGGCAGGGGAATTAGTTGTTCGGCTTAAAGAAGCAGATGAAGCCATGGCTGCTGCAGAG AAACGTGCTATAGAGGCAGAGCTGAAGACTGAGAATGCCTACACAGAGATTGAGAAATTAAACAAGTTGCTAGTAGCCTCTGACATGCCTGAAGAAGATGAACATGCTGGTGTCGAAGATAATGGAGCTGATGATGATCAGAGATGTCGAGAGGAATTTGCGCCATCTTTTGGTGCTGAAGATGAGCCCCCATCATGGTTCTCAGGTTATGACCGTTGCAACATATAG